The nucleotide window TTTAAATTCGATCGTCATTGATTGTTAGACAAGTCGCACATTCCAACAATCATCCTTCAATCATGTTTCTTACAGGTACAAAAAACGATCTTCGTGACAGTCTATGCCAACTTTCTGTCATTGGTTCTCACACTGATGATAGATACCCCTATCAGAAACCTGGTGAGACCCTTCACGAGGTTGTCTCCGACCCATCGATACCAGAAAGTGCACAGCGAGTCGCAAGAAGACACATTACTCACTAGCTACGTGACCCAAGAAGAGTTCCCTAGCTTTGAGACACAAGTTGAGACAAAGCCATGATCTTATCCAATCTCtttcatgtgttttttttttgctcatagTAAAGACATtaagtattaataataatcataaataaatgtatatagagTAACAAATGTTGGCTAAAGACGCCATGACAAGATAATAAATATAGGAAGTATGTTTGAAtgactttatttacatttatctgTTTCAAATTGTTCTTTCCTTAAAATTTTGGATACGATATAGTGTCACAACCTAGTTGTTGTTGTAGGCGTGATGACGCGAATGTCTCTGAGtgttgtagatacctcttctagtattactataatgttctttaactaaatactttctcatacgcactagatttgcaggtgCGTGAGAACACTAACATACTGAACTCTCCAAGCACAAACGTTCCGAATTATTAATAAACGCTCTTGTAGCAGACATGAATTTTATtacatatagaatatagatcacaaaagatattggcgacttcagccatcacaaaATATAATCCAATGAAAAGAACAGCATACTACATAATAATTACTCAGTGCTCATATAATATACCTGAGGAGATAATAACGCTCCTCTATCTACAAGAGTCCATGGTCAACTGACATGTCCACCTCGTGGTCAGTATCCGACCAGGAGAAAAATCTCGTGCAGTTAGCACGGAATAGTTCAGTgactactagtcaccaaatattacaggggttctaaaactgatacatgacatatagatctagtgataaAAAACTTTGAcctctgttttattttttacaaaccaTATGTCAACTCACTCTAATTGGTAAAAAGTTCGTAGTCTTGACTAGAATACTTGATCTCGTTAGAAATAGAGCAGAGATAGGAAAAACGTTTataatttatacaataaaaataaacttttttccaCTATAAATGAACTAAAATGTACGTTATTAACCTGACAAATAAAATGAGATTTCATTTGATTCTAACCCTTTCAAACCTTTCCTCAGTCACAAATAATTCTATTATAATTCTATTCAAAGATAAGTTTACAATACTACAATCATCCACCGAAAAGCAGATATCTTAGAGTTAATTATTTATGGTCAGGGACCTTTTATTTTACATAACTTTACACAacttaaattatttctaaaaagaaacattttaaattagaaCCAATTTGTTTTCTATATGATGTACATAGTTTGTCTAGAGGATCTATGGCAATCTAATTCTATTGCTTATTGGAATATCGGAATCGATTAAGAGTTAAAGTCTTTAAGGTTTCTTTAAACTTAGTACTCATATTCAGATAGATTAAGAAGGGCAGTATCGAGTTGATGGCATCGATATTAAACAATACTGTAAATGTCGCAATGAAAAGTTCTCTATAACTTCCGGTTAAACTAAAATCTGGAATCAGGAATATAACCCAAGTAGCTAGAAATGGCGGAGTATTGCAGACGATGTAGACAATGGATATGGTAATAACAATTTTTgacaattttgtttctcttttggACATAGTGGTGCCCTGAGAAGAAGACGTCACTGAAAGCCTCCAGCTTGTGGCCTTTTTGAAGATGCGAATGGTCATCGCTGTAACGCCGATCATTAAAGGAAAAGTAGTTAGTTGGGTGAAGTTGTCTATTATTGTAGAGATGCTGTCGAGCATTTTACTTAATGCTGTTGGACCGAAAGTAGCAGCTGTGCTGTTGTTAGGTGAATTGTATGTGGTTCCAGGAATGCCATATCCTATGTACCCAATCAGTTTAACTAAGATGATATAGACAAAGATGAAAACATTGACGAGAACAACCCTCTTGGAGGTGACCAAAGACTTGACGCGGTGAGGCACTGCGATGCAGAGGAAACGTTCCAAGGCCAAGACGATATTGCAGCAGCCCGAGATCTCGGAGAAGCAGACGTGAGGGACGGCCACGGTCAGATAGCACATTGTGCTCAGCAGGTCAGCGTCTGCAGTTTGAAGCATGAGGGGGTTGTACACGACGACGACGCCGGAGAGGAACAGCAGAGAGCCGACATCCGCCACGGCCAGACAAAGCAGGGAGATGTTGGTGAACTCACCGAAGCCCATTTTGATGAAGACGGTGATGTTGATGAGGTTGAGGACAACTCCTGCGAGCCCGATGACGGCAGAGATGATGGCATTGACGAAGACAATGGTTGTTAAGAGGTCGTCATGTAACAGCAGCTCCAATTCGTATTCCGAGGAGCTGGCGTTAGTTATTACATCCCCAAACATCTTTGAAGTACAGTATTAGAGAAAATTAAGTCTATCACttatagcagtgtttcccaaactgtgttccgaggAAGTTTGAAGGAACCCTATTGTTCCTCGATGCCTGAATAAGGGCTCCACGAACTACTGCAATAATTAAATAGTAGTGGACCGcaacgtgaattaatctctctaaaaaaaatgaacaaagtgtttcgctaaatacttagaaagtGTGATgtattccgctaaatactcataaTGTGTGATCACGTGATGCGTTCCGTTAGAGAAatagtttgggaagcactggcctataaatatttcttggtaGAACATCAAAGATATGAGAAAAGTCTTAATAACTACAGGACATAtcgtttaaataaaaaaagatgttggCCGCTAATAATTCCGGAGACAGTGGATGAGCTTTGAAGATTCACTTTCGTGGTTTTTTAGTGATGACatgttgtaatttaaaaaaaaaaaaaaaaaaaaaaacgtttttgcATGTCTATGTGTCGTCTAATAGTTAGCTGCCAGAGAAGCATGCCTTCACATTGTGACATTGAGTAAATCGTAAACcattttttactaaaaaaatattaacactaTCACATATAAAACATATGCACAGTTAATGAATACATTTATGCAGGTTCATATTTCCAGttttagtgtattttttttagtatgtgTAATTCTTTTCTTCCCATGATTTGCAACTATGGCTGATAGCTTTAAATAGCAAAACGAATTTTGTGAAAACCAAAGTTTGACTttcatagttttaaaaagttaagatttcagttttaaaaaattcactGAAGTAACAAACATacaaggtgttgtttttttgtttttttggtttaaaaaaaaattaacaaaattaaagaCTCAGTTTCATCTCGACATTGATATAGTATTGATTGCAGCTCCTCTGAGTTATATCTGAAAGATTACCatttgatatataaatatatatttatagtcatTACATATAGCCATTTCTTTCGTTCTGAgagagataataataattacatttcaaaataaagcGATTGATAGTACTATTTAAACAAGCCAGATATTATAGTTGTATGTAAATACGTgcgaacaaaaaaaatcacacatacacatatatatataaatactatcacacacacatacacaaccaCACATGTATTGTGTGTATACATACAAAtgcaacaatatattttttgttttgtcaccaccaccttcccccccccctttgtgaGAAAACCTGAGGTCTCTTCAATCGTATGTAATTATTTCTCGCctagattttaattaatatttgaatACTTTCGTTTGTAATCTGATGATCCGCGAAGGTCTACGGTTTGTAATATATAATCACATCTGTGCCTTGATAACTCTCTACTCTACAAAGTTAGACTAACATTAGAAGATCGATATGTCCTTAGTTCGATAACAGCCACTATTACAACATAGCTTGTACACATACAGTTGTTTTCATGACTCACGAAATTAATTAATACTTTAAATATCAGTAAAATTACATTTCTGGCTATTGGACagaacaatgaaataaaacattaaatgatATGTGTTCCCTACTTTCTTATTACACTATTACAatctaaataaacaaagaaacaaatcagCCATGCTTCTTACAATCCATTAGTGACACTGTTTATGTGTTACGATTAACTTAAGCTTAGAAAAgagataaaaacatatttaaacgCTTGGCATCCTCTGTCACGAGCAACCGGTTGAAAATCTTGAGGAGTAATATCAGCTTcccagtaaaattaaaactgtatgcTTCCTTAGTGGTCTCTGTACTTCTGTTTgtttgtgaaagttggacactgaacgctgaggctttaagaagaatccaagcctttgagagtaaatgctgcAGAAacatgctgggtatcagataccaggaaaagaagacaaatgatgtacttttacaagtcaaatTTCTAGGCAAAAGGGAAGAGACGGTAGCTAAGATGGGTTGAGACACGACTCACTGTCTAAAGTCATCCATAAAGGTACAGTGGAGGACCAGGAGAAAGGGTCTTTCAAAATAAATCCTGGCTGGATAACGTAAAAGGATGGACATCGTGcttagaacagctgctgacagaggtaagcagcaccagggaccaagtttttaaatgagagaaagtagtgaattaaatgcaacgaaaataagggactgcgcctaccaaggctcgaaccagtggggtggtaatttgcatacgagtgaaatgactctggaccagaagaatgttttcttggacattccgatggtctagaggttaagttcgcttagtgcgttatcgctagtcGGTGTTGTCGTTTCCAGGGCCAACTGCAACGgcgaacttaacctctagaccatcggaatgtccaatgtttaatatatgtatgtatcatcattttgtttcagcacctagcttcacttcTATAGTTACGTTGACAGAGGAAAGTAAAGGGATTTGGTTACAGGAACTGTCAAAGTGAAAAGTGAAGGAACAGATGAGAGATGAGAAGCTTACCTAAGTGTGACTTATGCATTCAAAGGAATAACAAGTTGAGTTGTTTTAAGCGGCCTACGAAAGGGGGAAAAGacgatattagttttgtatggtcAGTCTGTTTGTCCTTCCGTCCGTTCCGTTTAAATCTCGTTAACTAGataagatagtgaaaatccgacatcaatatattttagattattcaaagttctgatgcaacggctactttttcttttctaaaatcgaaaaatataatttttgaaCTCAACTATTCATgcagttttttaaataaaagtacaccatttttacaattccATTCTGTCatctaactactacatttacaaaataatgtttactcttttatgtaagagaaaaaaatctatttaatatgcatataaatagaaaataatttaaaacaacaattaataagtagttttacaTATTGTAGCGTGAACGGCAATACTATACCCTCCAGGAAAGCGAAAGAAATGTCACATACCTTTTACAAAAGTTATAGAGATTCTTAAAGaatgtatttttagcggcccccgaaaggggtcCGGACGCTAATAGATTTGTGTGGAATGTTCGTCAGCCCGtacgtcccgtttagatatcgtaaactagaaaagatattgaacatccgacatcatgatattttagacctttcaaagttctgatgcaacggctacttttttcttttctgaaagtgaaaaatttaatttttaaaattaacttatgcaagcagtttttgaataagagatggACCCTATACATAACAattagataaaataagataatcattaCATGAAATcatttaggccaggttcacatataGCTTATTCTTCTGTTTCACCCATCCCTTGGACTGCCGGACTGTTGGGACACAACACagaatctgtcaaccttctttctccattcttctctgccatTTGACTTTGAtagatattctttctgaaaatattgaaaccttcctttttacctgcctgcatggaccacttcgggggctgattttgagtttgtatttccacacaaactgtttttgtaaccttgtacaagttcgtttggatcagtcatgtgattaaatttgtactagatctagactagcaatagTAAATCTGTGTGAGaagaaatgttttatctattgtttttatttagcgcaaGTTCATCCTTTTACTTTCctcacttgtctgaaccagttgggatggtggggggaggagagaaagggtatctgtgtcaatgttaccgtgatcgcctTTTAATagcatttaatatatatatttataaaaggtTGCACGACTTGAAATCGAATTcgatggctcaagcctcctcaagccaatacactaaccactgtgctgGTGAAgaacttatgaaaatagaagattttatTGCTATCTATTGCTACTTTCAAACTTAAGAGGAGACGTCCTAATTCTctttacaaagtataaaggggccTAAATTCAATTAATACCactacatctgtcaagtactatttcttttccttgttcgataccaacaaaataattaataactaatagttatttaactaatttgttgttttttttaaatcgattctTGTTTGGTCagttacaagaaataattatgcaaaatttcaacgcgatctgagattgggtatgggagaaataatgtgtataaactttttaccagacagacaggcagacaggtagagtgagctgatataagctttgtgactAGATATAAGGTACGATTTTCTCAACTATCTAAAAGAGCACTCTTCCCTTGTCAGACTACTACAGATGCGTAAGACAATCACCTAATTGTAAACTCGTCAACAGTTATACATATAAAGATTAAACACCAATACATGTCTTTTTATCCTCATTTAGAATTACACCGAAATATCAGATAATATTGTCATGAATTTAATCATTGACCTTCCTATAACTAGTACAACTAAGGTAAACTTGGGATCGTGTTATAGTggattactaaaaaaaaaggaccattATAATTAGGCTACATCAAGATAAACAATTTAAGCTTCCACATTATTTAGATGTCATGGTGTTCTGGACAGGTTGACTCTttgcaccaaactgctggtagacaattaAACCGCTATAGGCGTATAACtataaccagtggcgtagcaaggtatcagtgggcccgggttcaagaatatcttggtgggcccccttCTCCCATAAT belongs to Biomphalaria glabrata chromosome 12, xgBioGlab47.1, whole genome shotgun sequence and includes:
- the LOC129921933 gene encoding uncharacterized protein LOC129921933, producing the protein MFGDVITNASSSEYELELLLHDDLLTTIVFVNAIISAVIGLAGVVLNLINITVFIKMGFGEFTNISLLCLAVADVGSLLFLSGVVVVYNPLMLQTADADLLSTMCYLTVAVPHVCFSEISGCCNIVLALERFLCIAVPHRVKSLVTSKRVVLVNVFIFVYIILVKLIGYIGYGIPGTTYNSPNNSTAATFGPTALSKMLDSISTIIDNFTQLTTFPLMIGVTAMTIRIFKKATSWRLSVTSSSQGTTMSKRETKLSKIVITISIVYIVCNTPPFLATWVIFLIPDFSLTGSYRELFIATFTVLFNIDAINSILPFLIYLNMSTKFKETLKTLTLNRFRYSNKQ